From Butyricimonas paravirosa, one genomic window encodes:
- a CDS encoding AMP-binding protein — METSFLKLIEHSIKEHWHLPSLTDYEGAEHNYKDVARWIEKLHILFEEGGIRPGDKVALCSRNTSNWGIAFLATLTYGAVAVPILNEFKPDTIHHIINHSGARLLFVGKSVWDNIDHESMPALDGIIAMADYSVISSRNPVLSETATRLETLFSARHPGELRIEDIHYRTEKPEELAMINYTSGTTSSPKGVMLPYRSMWSNLRYALDQMGYTPGEKLVSILTMAHMYGLAFEFIYPFASGIHIYFLQKMPSPKILGEVFADIRPHLIVAVPLIIEKIIKSRVLPQLEKFHIKLMLKMPVIGGKIRHKIKRQILDAFGGRFKLLAVGGAALNKEVEAFLHSVKFPYTVGYGMTECGPAIAFDHWQTFRPTSCGRAVDRMEIRIDSPDPFKQVGEILTKGMNVMDGYYNNPEASNTVLSPDGWLHTGDLGVLDPDGYLYIKGRSKSLILGPSGQNIYPEEIEDLLNAQPYIAESLVIEREGKLVALVYPDAEAMKQNKISREALLKIIHETRKQINQQIPAYSQIARIEIHDEEFEKTPKRSIKRFLYQ; from the coding sequence ATGGAAACGAGTTTCTTGAAACTTATAGAACACAGCATAAAAGAACACTGGCACCTTCCCTCCCTGACGGACTACGAGGGTGCGGAACATAACTATAAAGACGTGGCACGGTGGATTGAAAAATTACATATCCTTTTCGAGGAAGGCGGTATCCGACCGGGAGATAAAGTGGCGCTATGCAGCCGCAACACGTCCAACTGGGGAATAGCCTTTCTCGCCACGCTCACTTACGGGGCGGTGGCCGTTCCCATCCTTAACGAGTTTAAACCCGACACGATTCACCACATTATCAACCACTCCGGGGCCCGGCTCCTGTTCGTGGGAAAATCCGTGTGGGATAACATAGACCACGAGAGTATGCCCGCGCTGGACGGGATCATCGCCATGGCTGATTATTCCGTGATCTCCTCCCGCAACCCGGTTCTCTCGGAAACCGCCACCCGGCTGGAGACCCTGTTTTCCGCCCGGCACCCCGGGGAACTACGAATCGAGGATATACACTACCGCACGGAGAAACCGGAGGAACTGGCCATGATCAACTACACGTCCGGCACCACCAGCTCGCCCAAAGGCGTGATGCTCCCTTACCGCAGTATGTGGTCCAACCTCCGCTACGCCCTTGACCAGATGGGTTACACGCCGGGCGAAAAACTTGTATCCATCCTTACCATGGCCCACATGTACGGGCTGGCCTTCGAGTTCATTTACCCCTTCGCCAGCGGAATACATATCTACTTCCTACAAAAAATGCCCTCGCCCAAGATACTGGGGGAAGTCTTTGCCGACATCCGCCCGCACCTGATCGTCGCCGTGCCTTTAATTATCGAGAAGATCATCAAAAGTCGAGTACTCCCGCAACTGGAAAAGTTTCATATCAAGCTGATGCTAAAAATGCCCGTCATCGGGGGAAAAATCCGCCACAAGATCAAGCGGCAGATTCTTGATGCTTTCGGGGGACGATTCAAGCTACTCGCAGTCGGGGGAGCCGCCCTCAATAAAGAAGTCGAGGCATTCCTCCATTCCGTGAAATTCCCCTACACCGTGGGCTACGGCATGACCGAGTGCGGACCTGCCATTGCATTCGACCACTGGCAAACGTTCCGTCCCACCTCCTGCGGGAGAGCCGTGGACCGCATGGAAATCCGCATCGACTCGCCCGATCCGTTCAAACAAGTTGGAGAAATTCTCACCAAAGGCATGAATGTCATGGACGGGTACTACAACAACCCGGAAGCATCCAACACCGTGCTTTCCCCCGACGGATGGCTCCACACGGGGGATCTCGGCGTGCTGGATCCGGACGGGTATCTCTACATCAAAGGTCGTAGCAAAAGTCTCATTCTCGGCCCCAGCGGGCAGAACATTTACCCCGAAGAGATCGAGGACCTACTCAACGCCCAACCTTATATCGCGGAATCGCTAGTGATTGAACGGGAAGGTAAACTCGTGGCCCTTGTCTATCCAGATGCCGAGGCCATGAAACAAAACAAAATATCCCGCGAGGCACTTCTCAAAATCATTCACGAGACCCGCAAACAGATCAACCAGCAGATCCCAGCATACAGCCAGATTGCCCGGATAGAGATTCACGACGAGGAATTCGAGAAGACCCCGAAACGAAGTATAAAGCGGTTCTTGTACCAGTAG
- a CDS encoding glutamate decarboxylase — translation MKTENPITPVFGTDEEARVAPKYEMPEGMMPGEVAYQIVHDEAMLDGNSRLNLATFVTTWMDDYARKVMTENMDKNMIDKTEYPQTAEIERRCVNILAKLWNSPEKPYCTGTSTVGSSEACMLGGIAALKRWQKRRKAKGLPIDKPNFIISTCMQVVWEKFAIYWDVEMRMIPVTAEKITLDPQDVIKACDENTICVVPIQGVTITGLNDNVKEINDALDKLNTEKGWEICIHVDAATGGFIHPFIDPETIWDFRLKWVLSISTSGHKFGLVYPGVGWVVWKDKQYLPEEMNFAVNYLGANIPSISINFSRPGNQVLAQYYQFMRLGKEGYKKVQQNCLNVCLYLKEQLKKMGIFEFFSNDMPNPLFIWKLKDDPNRKWTLYDLSDALHVEGWQVPAYTMPKAMEGVIIMRVVVRQGTGFDLADLLMEDIKRCVNQLDALKEPTNSALMWAKKEPQKPRGFNHSR, via the coding sequence ATGAAGACAGAAAATCCTATCACACCGGTTTTTGGGACGGATGAAGAGGCCCGGGTGGCACCGAAATACGAGATGCCAGAGGGTATGATGCCGGGCGAAGTTGCCTATCAAATCGTGCATGACGAGGCCATGTTGGATGGTAATTCACGTTTGAATCTGGCGACTTTCGTGACTACATGGATGGATGATTACGCTAGAAAAGTGATGACCGAGAACATGGATAAGAACATGATCGACAAGACGGAGTACCCGCAAACGGCGGAGATCGAGCGTCGATGCGTGAATATCCTTGCCAAGTTGTGGAATTCACCGGAGAAACCGTATTGCACGGGTACGAGTACCGTGGGTTCTTCCGAGGCTTGTATGCTGGGTGGTATTGCCGCCTTGAAACGCTGGCAGAAGAGACGTAAGGCAAAAGGTCTTCCTATCGATAAACCGAATTTCATCATCTCGACCTGTATGCAGGTGGTTTGGGAGAAATTCGCTATCTACTGGGATGTCGAGATGCGTATGATTCCCGTGACGGCGGAGAAGATCACGCTTGACCCGCAGGACGTGATTAAGGCTTGCGACGAGAACACCATTTGCGTGGTGCCGATTCAAGGAGTGACGATTACCGGGTTGAATGATAACGTGAAGGAGATTAACGACGCGCTCGACAAGTTGAACACCGAGAAAGGCTGGGAGATTTGTATCCACGTGGACGCCGCTACCGGTGGGTTTATCCACCCGTTCATCGATCCTGAAACGATCTGGGATTTCCGTTTGAAATGGGTACTTTCCATCAGTACTTCAGGTCACAAGTTCGGTCTGGTATATCCCGGTGTGGGCTGGGTGGTTTGGAAAGACAAGCAATATTTGCCCGAGGAAATGAACTTTGCCGTGAATTATCTGGGAGCTAATATCCCGAGTATTTCCATCAACTTCTCTCGTCCGGGTAACCAGGTATTGGCCCAGTATTACCAATTCATGCGCTTGGGTAAGGAAGGGTACAAGAAAGTACAGCAAAATTGCCTGAACGTTTGTCTCTACCTGAAAGAGCAATTGAAAAAGATGGGTATTTTCGAGTTCTTCAGTAATGATATGCCGAACCCGTTGTTCATCTGGAAATTGAAAGATGATCCAAACCGGAAATGGACTTTGTACGACTTGTCGGATGCGCTGCACGTGGAAGGATGGCAAGTGCCTGCTTACACGATGCCGAAAGCGATGGAGGGCGTGATAATCATGCGTGTTGTTGTTCGACAGGGCACCGGGTTTGATTTGGCCGATCTGTTGATGGAGGACATCAAACGTTGCGTGAACCAGTTGGATGCTCTGAAAGAGCCGACAAATAGCGCTCTGATGTGGGCGAAGAAAGAACCACAGAAACCGAGAGGTTTTAATCATTCCAGATAA
- a CDS encoding pentapeptide repeat-containing protein, translated as MKRNNNEVKVVPPVLQGVETGNELFSELLVNDDEVDRRSFSREVVDGVDLSEVNVSSCVFDHVSFPGCRFRESRLTDVLFENCDLSNVDLSGSVLFRVEFRSCKLMGTNLSDGVLNNVLFRHCNARYMNLSMGRLKQVLFAHGDMQGSALESCRLEAVAFDTCSLVEAEFSRTSLKGIDLTSSRLEGLRLGVGDLRGVIVSPVQALDLTRYLGLVVKDV; from the coding sequence GTGAAAAGAAATAATAACGAGGTAAAGGTGGTTCCACCCGTGTTGCAGGGGGTAGAGACTGGGAACGAGTTGTTCAGCGAGTTGTTGGTGAACGATGACGAGGTGGATCGTCGCTCGTTCAGTCGGGAGGTGGTTGACGGGGTGGATTTGTCGGAGGTGAACGTGTCGTCCTGCGTGTTTGATCATGTCTCGTTTCCCGGTTGCCGTTTCCGGGAGTCCCGGCTCACGGACGTGTTGTTCGAGAATTGTGACCTGTCGAACGTGGACTTGTCGGGGAGCGTGTTGTTCCGGGTGGAATTCCGTTCGTGCAAGTTGATGGGGACGAACCTATCGGACGGTGTGTTGAATAACGTGTTGTTCCGGCATTGTAACGCCCGTTACATGAATCTCTCGATGGGGCGTTTGAAACAAGTACTTTTCGCCCACGGTGATATGCAGGGAAGTGCCTTGGAGAGTTGCCGGCTGGAGGCGGTGGCGTTCGACACGTGTAGCCTCGTGGAGGCTGAGTTTTCTCGTACTTCATTGAAGGGGATAGACTTGACATCCTCACGGTTGGAAGGCCTGCGGCTGGGTGTGGGGGATTTACGTGGCGTGATCGTGTCGCCCGTGCAGGCGTTGGATTTAACCCGCTATCTAGGACTGGTTGTCAAGGATGTGTAA
- a CDS encoding ion transporter, with product MKRSKVFEQILNGLVLLGSLAIIIVASIELLDGNNALSEAFILKFHLWVCGLFLADFFVRWYTDGWTGRFFNHNLFFLLVSIPYLNIVYGLSTTISHSTWLILRLIPLARGIYGVSLIVSWMTRSRITNLFATYLTILFTTIYFCSIIFYYMEHGVNPPVKTYWDAFDWALMNVTTVGSNIFGVTKIGQILAVILAAAGMIFFPIFTAYVTTIFQRKRKETNGTADEQTAL from the coding sequence ATGAAAAGAAGTAAAGTTTTCGAGCAAATACTCAACGGGCTTGTATTGTTGGGTAGTTTGGCAATTATTATTGTTGCCTCTATCGAGTTACTGGACGGGAATAACGCTCTCAGCGAGGCTTTCATATTGAAATTCCATCTCTGGGTGTGCGGGCTTTTTCTGGCAGACTTTTTCGTTCGGTGGTACACGGATGGATGGACCGGGCGTTTTTTCAACCATAACTTGTTTTTCCTGCTGGTCTCGATTCCTTACCTTAATATCGTGTACGGTTTATCAACCACCATATCCCATTCCACGTGGCTAATCCTGCGGTTAATCCCGCTGGCACGAGGCATTTACGGGGTATCACTCATCGTGAGTTGGATGACACGCAGCCGGATCACCAATTTGTTTGCCACGTACCTGACGATTCTTTTCACGACGATCTATTTTTGCAGCATCATTTTCTACTACATGGAACACGGTGTTAACCCTCCCGTGAAAACATACTGGGACGCTTTCGACTGGGCGCTAATGAACGTCACCACGGTCGGGTCGAATATTTTCGGGGTCACGAAGATCGGGCAAATCCTTGCCGTCATTCTCGCCGCCGCGGGTATGATTTTCTTCCCGATATTCACCGCTTACGTCACGACAATATTCCAGCGAAAAAGAAAAGAAACGAACGGCACGGCCGATGAACAAACGGCTCTTTAG
- a CDS encoding cold-shock protein — MAKPTTFGKKENEKKKQARRQAKQNRKEERKQSGKATSFDDMIAYVDEHGMITSTPPEERHDEEKIVQEDIQISIPRQEAPAILKGRVEYFDTQKGYGFIKNLVGTDKYFFHVNNVLVDIVENDIVTFDLERGKRGMNAVNICTINNQLAV, encoded by the coding sequence ATGGCAAAACCTACTACATTTGGTAAAAAAGAAAACGAGAAGAAAAAACAAGCCCGAAGACAGGCAAAACAAAACCGGAAGGAAGAGAGAAAACAATCCGGTAAAGCGACCAGTTTCGATGACATGATCGCTTATGTTGATGAACATGGCATGATTACCTCGACACCGCCCGAAGAGCGGCATGATGAGGAAAAAATCGTGCAAGAGGATATACAAATTTCAATCCCCAGGCAGGAAGCTCCCGCCATTTTGAAAGGTCGGGTGGAGTATTTTGACACGCAGAAAGGGTATGGCTTTATCAAGAATCTGGTAGGGACGGATAAATACTTTTTTCATGTCAATAATGTCCTTGTTGATATCGTGGAGAATGATATAGTGACGTTTGATTTGGAACGAGGGAAACGGGGAATGAATGCCGTAAATATTTGTACAATAAATAATCAATTGGCAGTATAA
- the glsA gene encoding glutaminase A: MKKTITSNDLKNLVNEAHAQVKDLKGGKNANYIPFLDKIDSNLFGISVCLPSGEVIEAGDTNYVFGIESVSKVYTAILVLRQYGAQAVLDKIGADATGLPFNSIMAILLENDHPSTPLVNAGAISADSMVKPVGNSEAKWKAITDNMRELSGSDLKLLDELYKSESETNFNNRSIAWLLKNFNRIYDDPDMSLDLYTRQCSMGVTAKQLSIAACTIANNGLNPVTKQQVFDPSLSPKITSLIATVGFYEHTGDWLYTSGVPAKSGVGGGVLGVVPGLFGIAAFAPPLDEAGNSVKAQAAIKYIAQKLNVNVFGGDHVEVIN, encoded by the coding sequence ATGAAAAAAACAATTACAAGCAATGACCTCAAGAATTTAGTGAACGAGGCTCATGCACAAGTGAAGGATTTGAAGGGTGGGAAAAACGCAAATTATATTCCATTCCTGGACAAAATTGATTCTAATTTATTCGGTATATCCGTTTGTCTCCCGTCGGGAGAAGTTATCGAGGCCGGAGACACGAATTACGTTTTCGGTATCGAATCCGTCTCCAAAGTGTACACCGCAATTCTAGTCTTACGCCAGTACGGGGCGCAAGCCGTATTGGACAAAATCGGGGCGGATGCCACGGGATTGCCGTTTAACTCGATCATGGCAATTCTACTGGAAAATGATCACCCGAGTACTCCGCTCGTGAACGCCGGGGCCATCAGTGCCGACAGTATGGTGAAACCCGTGGGTAACAGTGAGGCCAAATGGAAGGCAATCACCGACAACATGCGGGAATTAAGCGGTAGCGATCTGAAGTTACTGGATGAACTCTATAAATCGGAATCCGAAACGAACTTCAATAACCGTTCTATCGCGTGGTTATTGAAAAATTTCAACCGGATTTACGATGACCCGGATATGTCGCTGGACCTATACACCCGGCAATGCTCGATGGGTGTAACGGCAAAACAATTATCCATCGCCGCCTGCACGATTGCCAATAACGGTTTGAATCCCGTGACAAAACAACAGGTATTCGACCCGTCGTTATCTCCTAAAATCACCTCCCTGATCGCAACCGTGGGATTCTACGAACACACGGGAGACTGGTTGTACACCAGTGGCGTTCCCGCTAAATCGGGAGTTGGTGGCGGTGTACTCGGGGTTGTTCCCGGACTGTTCGGTATCGCCGCTTTCGCCCCCCCACTGGACGAGGCCGGAAACTCGGTGAAAGCACAGGCTGCCATCAAGTATATCGCACAGAAATTAAACGTGAATGTCTTCGGGGGAGATCACGTGGAAGTAATCAATTAG